Genomic segment of Epinephelus moara isolate mb unplaced genomic scaffold, YSFRI_EMoa_1.0 scaffold3608, whole genome shotgun sequence:
TATTACAAGTGACATGATGCAGCATGATGTCGTTTGACTCTGAACAGTGATGGAGGTGAAACCCGTCCTCTGAGGTGTCTTCAGCAGCTTGTCAAAACCAGCTCCTCATACAATAttaaatgtagttaaactaaaagaaacaaactgaatgtagtgtgtgtttattgtgtgtttaatgtgtgtttattgtgtgattattgtgtttattgtttctttattGACAGATATTAAAGTCAAAGAGCAGAGCGTCGAGAACATGATGAGGTGAGACCCAGCTCATCCTCTCtgtggtttcagcttctcaggctgatgatgtcatgatgatgtcatccagcTGGTATTTTCTAAGCGTGTGAGGTGGACCTTAGTGAGCATGTGCGTCGGCGGCAGGTTGATGTTGCAGGAACTGCTGATGTCTGAGCTGCTGATTTAAACCATGTTTGTCCCCACGTCAGTGTCTCAGCCCTGAGTTCAGTCTGACAGGCGCTCACTAACCTTAATGCTTCACTTTATCTTTAACAAGTCCAAACATTGTCATCaggtgattgattgattgattgattgattgattgattgattccaGGGGGAAGAAGATCTATGAGCCTCCTCGCTTCATGACGGTCAGTCAGGCTGCAGATCAGCTGATCCAGAtcatacagaggaggagggaggaggagggggaggagctaGGTGAGTGTCAGCTCGTCATCTGCCATCTGATTGGCTCAagagtcactcacacacacacagaaccatAACTGAGCTAAAGATAAAGAGCAACTGTTGGAAAAAAGGAATAtgcaaggaaaagaaaaaaggcccaaataatttgtaaataaaaaagtgataatattttaagaaaaaaaattagaatagttattttcattttttgaagcTATTTTATAGGATGAGGTCGTTAAGTGTACGAGTAAAATCATCATTAAAgttcaacaaaaactaaaacaaagtgaaaaattataaaattgtgaatcatcaaaaaagtcaaatatattaagaaaaaagtagaaaaatgtacaaaaaatatTCCAACATTGAACTCATCAACACATATTTTGAGGAAAAACTTGTAAAACACAAGAAGATACATTTTAGGAAACATTAACGTCATAAATAAAATCGATTACGTTGATAcgctaataaaaaaaatcattttggctaACCAGCTGATGCGTTATCATCCTGTTAGCACAGGAAGCTAACAGAGCTCAGCACTGAAGTGACTCCAACATCACATCATCGTTAATTTCTGTCAATCTGCTCGTTAACTtctattagcatgctaacatgttagtTAATGCTAATGACTGTGAGTAAACTAAAATATGACCCTGTGCTACCCAGGGTTACTCTGCTGTATTTAACTCACTGTTATAAGctgttagcaagctaacgtgTTAGTTGGTAAATGTTAATGACTGTAAGATGAAATATGACCTTGTGCAAACGGATGTTACTTTGTAATATGTCACTCACTGATGtaaattagcatgttagcatgcttgtGAATTCTAACATTTGTTAGCATGCCAACATGTTCGTCATTGCTAATGTGTGATAGCATGCTAAAATATGACAGAGCTGACAAATATTGTTCCCCCAGGTATGACGGAAGACACGGTGTGTGTGGGCGTGGCCCGACTTGGCGCCAATGACCAGACCATCCGTGCAGCGACGTTACGTCAGCTGGTGTCGTGTGACCTCGGCGGTCCCCTCCATTCGCTGGTCGTCACCGGTCACCTCCACCCGCTGGAGGTGGACATGCTGCGAGTGAACGAAGAATCAAACGCACTGCAACACCTGCACATGATCGACAGCTCCACCTTCTgctcctaacacacacactcgtctTACTGTTCTTGTGGGGACCGTCATTGACATGGTGTATTACTAGGACCCTAACTCAAAACTTGACCTGATTTAATCTGACCTTTGAGAAAAAGTCTGAATCTTCAGACAGATAcgagtgagagaggagaggccaGGATGTCCCCACAATGGAGAAATGTCCTCACTATGATGGTTTACAGCTgtggtcctcacaaagacagcaatacaagctctcacacacatacagaagaCGTTTATTGATcatcaaaataatataaa
This window contains:
- the LOC126387322 gene encoding diphthine methyl ester synthase-like, whose amino-acid sequence is MCVYCVIIVFIVSLLTDIKVKEQSVENMMRGKKIYEPPRFMTVSQAADQLIQIIQRRREEEGEELGMTEDTVCVGVARLGANDQTIRAATLRQLVSCDLGGPLHSLVVTGHLHPLEVDMLRVNEESNALQHLHMIDSSTFCS